Genomic segment of Colletotrichum destructivum chromosome 5, complete sequence:
GTCTTCGCAGGCATCGCGAGGAAATTGGGAGTGCCAGACGATAAGATCATTGTGGAGCCACGGTCTGGTAACACAGGCGAAAATGTCCGCTTTACCTATGATCTGCTCAAGCAACGAGGATTGGGAATGGAGAGTTTCGTGCTTGTGCAAAAGCCATATATGGAAAGACGGACTTATGCCACTTTTCGCAAGCAATGGCCAGATGAGACGACAAATTTCACAGTGGCGAGCCCGCCGCTGGAGTTTGAAGAATATCCGGATGCAGACAACCCCAAAGAGCTGGTTATCACCATCATGGTTGGAGACTTGGTGAGGATAAGGGAATACCCGAAAAGGGGGTTTCAAATCGAGCAAGAAATCCCCAAGAAGGTATGGGAGGCAAATGAGCGTCTCATAGCAGCCGGGTTTAGCTGCCATTTGCCTTAGGAGACGTCTGACAATCTTCATGTGTTAGCTTAAGCAGTATCAGTCAACCAAGTGGCTATGTTTTGCTTTACGGATATGGAGCTGAAAACTCTGGATACAAGACTTTTAGTCCTCTGCTAAGCATGGCCTTGATACCGAAATCAGGCAAAGCGTCTATGATTCGTCAGGAGTCGTAAAGTCTTTCCTGGCCCCATTTGCAATCAAGTCATCGGTGAGGACTCTAATAGCGAGCATTGCCATGCCCTTCGCAGACTTCAAAGCCGCTGCGTGTGCCTCATCGgtcgccgcggccgctgcGAATTCCGGATGATGGCCCGCCACGTCAGGCAATGTTGGAATGACGAACGCGCCATGGAAGCTAGGCACGAGGTGAGAAACATTGCCCATGTCGGTGGATGCGTTGAAAGGCTTCGCCTGGTGAAGTTGGATTGTTTCTCCAATTGACGCCATGTCCTCGACATAAGCCTTGCAGAGTGTGTCGTTGGCGCGCAGGTTCATGTATGTTGGTGCCCTGGGTTAAGCCGTCAGCGTCATCCTTGAGTTGGCTGGGTTATGAGTGCCTACAGAATGTAGTTGATCTCGCACCCAGTTGCTGCGGCGCCAGCTTCCAAACACGCTTTGACTCTCTGCAACAACGCATCGGCACGATCGATGGTTGGGCTGCGGACGTTCCAATTCATGCGGGTGTAATCCGTGATGACATTCGGCACAGTTCCTCCAACTTCGATGACACCGTGTATTCTCTCATCAGACTGGATTTGTTGCCTCAGAAGTGCCACATTGCTGTAAGCCGCCACAGCTGCATCCAATGCGTTCAATCCTTTCCATGGCTCACCAGCTGCGTGGGCCGGCTTTCCGCGGAACTCGACTCGAAACTTGTGGCTGGCGATGAGCTTGAAACCTGCCAGCCCCGATGATCCGTCTCCACTACCGCCCTGGTGAGCGGCTGTTGGATGCGCCATGATGGCAGCCGCTATGTCCTCGGGCGGGTTGAAGGCGCCTGCGTCGATTAGCTTCGCCTTACCGCCACCACCTTCTTCCGCGGGGGTTCCCAAAATGCGTAATCTTCCAGGGATTTTCAGGTCCGAAAGAGCGCGAGCAGCTCCCAGAAACGCCGCAATGGAGGATGTCGCAATAAGATTATGACCACAAGCATGGCCGATGTCAGGGAGCGCATCGTATTCGGCACACACCACTACTTGACGGCCACCAGATCCAACTTCAGCCTCGAAGCTGGTTTCGAGACCATATGTGTTCCTCTTGACCGCGAAACCTTGCTTCTCCAGGTAATTCGTAATGGTTTCATGGGCGATGAACTCCTTGTAAGCCGTCTCGGGGTTGTTGTGCAGCACTTTGTTGATTTCATTGTGAAGCGACAAGTCCAGCTCGTCTACGTGTGAGTTGACGATGCTACGGGCTTCGTCAATGTTGAGAGCCCCTCGCCATGCCTCGGACGCAGGTTTGGAATCATGTTCATCTGCCGGAGCGGCAATAGAAACCCGGACATCGGACATTACAAGGATCGCGAACGTTGTAATGCGACGCAATAAAAATCACGAGTGTTTTTCAATGTGAGGACTCGTGCTTAGTGATGTATAGAAAGTGTAAGGATGGTCTAGAGGAAGAAATACAGGTTCGAGAACTGCGTGTTTGATAAGTTCTGGATCTTTGCCGCTTTCAAGTTGGAGGAGTCctggagaggaggggggcctTCCAGACAGCGTGCAGGGATTCTCCTCACAGATCACAGCTCCTTGAAGCCCATCGGCAACCGCCGGTGCTTGGGGCTTGCCGACCAGCTAAAAAATTAGCCGACGGTCGGCAAAACTTGGAATATCTCGCCTTGATAAACATTCCATCGATTCAATCGGGGCGCTCCAACTGGTCATCTGCGGCACCGTTCGTCACTCGTCCTATCTTTTGAACTTCTCAACCAACGCTAAACATCTCAGACGCACTCCATTCTTCTCATCGGCTATTTCATCCTTCTATCAGTTCACAGTTGCCCGTTCCAACGCCCCCAAAACCCACTCCAGGCGATTCTTCCTTTCAGAGTTTCCAGACGTACCACTGTGATAACCGGCTTTGCTGCGGTACTCAGGTGCCAGTCCGGAAGAGAGGACCCTCCTACTTCAGCCTCCACTTTGGCTTCCCTGACGAAAGGAGTCTGCTGTTGGCCGGGAGAGCCGACGGCGACTCACCCGCTAAACGACGACCAATGAGATCTTCCTTCCCCGAGCCCAATGGAGGTTCTCCAGGGAGCACAACTTCTGCTTCACCTGATGATGCCGCCACCGGCAATGCTGGCAATGGCGAGAACCCGCAGCTCGCAGCCACAACCGTTGAGCGTTCATTTGCGACGGTAGCAACAACACACGCCGGCGAAGGCCGAAGTGGACCGCGGTCGAGGAACGGATGTTGGACGTGCCGCACCAAGAAGGTCAAATGCGACGAGCAGAGACCCAACTGTCATCGCTGCATGCGTCTGAGGTTGCTCTGCGATTA
This window contains:
- a CDS encoding Putative rossmann-like alpha/beta/alpha sandwich protein, with protein sequence MGSTTTQIDIDAKLIYNYHRMDMPLYPATAVFCLCSLDKRVAARAAQLFLDGYGEYLIYSGGVGKLTAGRFTEPEAEVFAGIARKLGVPDDKIIVEPRSGNTGENVRFTYDLLKQRGLGMESFVLVQKPYMERRTYATFRKQWPDETTNFTVASPPLEFEEYPDADNPKELVITIMVGDLVRIREYPKRGFQIEQEIPKKVWEANERLIAAGFSCHLP
- a CDS encoding Putative peptidase M20, xaa-Arg dipeptidase, bacterial exopeptidase dimerization, whose protein sequence is MSDVRVSIAAPADEHDSKPASEAWRGALNIDEARSIVNSHVDELDLSLHNEINKVLHNNPETAYKEFIAHETITNYLEKQGFAVKRNTYGLETSFEAEVGSGGRQVVVCAEYDALPDIGHACGHNLIATSSIAAFLGAARALSDLKIPGRLRILGTPAEEGGGGKAKLIDAGAFNPPEDIAAAIMAHPTAAHQGGSGDGSSGLAGFKLIASHKFRVEFRGKPAHAAGEPWKGLNALDAAVAAYSNVALLRQQIQSDERIHGVIEVGGTVPNVITDYTRMNWNVRSPTIDRADALLQRVKACLEAGAAATGCEINYILAPTYMNLRANDTLCKAYVEDMASIGETIQLHQAKPFNASTDMGNVSHLVPSFHGAFVIPTLPDVAGHHPEFAAAAATDEAHAAALKSAKGMAMLAIRVLTDDLIANGARKDFTTPDES